The DNA region CCGTTTGCGTCGACCACGCGGACGACGAGCGCGGTTCCGAGCTCTTGCCCGACGACACCCGACTGCGCGTCGCCCGAGACGATGACGACCTTCGAGGGAGGGCCAGCTTGGTGAGGTCCAGTCGATGAGTCTTTGCTGCAGGCTGGCAACGCGAGGAGGAGAGTTGCCAGCGCGATGCGGCCCAGGCGATACGCCAAGGTTGCCCAATGCTTGCCAGGCAAGGTGAAACGGTGCTGCGCATGTAGGTGCATCATTTGGGATCCTGCTCAGCGACAGCGGCAGCGAGGTGCCTCCGCGAAAACCGGCGCGCTAGTGCAACCTCGATATCGCGGAGACTCTATTAAAACGGCCGTTTCCTGAAGCCGCCAGGACCGTGCCGTATGGTGGGGGCAGTCCCTCCCCCACCATATCGACCTTCACATGAGCTGCGGCGGCTCGAGAATGCTCCCCTCTCCGCGCGACTCGATGTCGACCGCTCTCCAGAGTCGTGCGGAGACGCGCTCGATGTCCGCTTCGTTCACGGCGACGCCTTCACCGAGGCGCTGGCCTTGTGGCCCGCACGCGACGAAGAGACGTCGACCGCTCAGGTCGAGGTAGGGAGCTTCGATCACGGTGTTACGATATAACCCATCTGGGCCCGGCTCCGGCGTGGGCGGGGTGGCGGCATTGGCGTGCGCGCCGCCATGGAGCTTGCTCGAGCGCGACGCAGCACCCCTCGGGAATTGAAGGACGCGCGTCATGGCCGCACCTCCTGCATGCCGTACCGGTCCCGAAGGGTGATTAACCAGTGAAGCGCCTCCGCTTGCAGCGTGCGGTCACCCGTGGTATGGACGCGGAGCACGAGTCGCCCCTCCGCATTTCGTAGATCCAGCGTGAGTGCGTCGTCACCTGGGCAGAGGGCATAGAAGCCACTGACACCAGGCGCGATCGGTTCGCCATCGCGTTCGGGGGTCCCGTGCTCGTTCGTTCGGCACTCCCACCCAAGTGACGGGTCACTCTTGGGCCCTTGGCCACAACCGAGTAGCTCATTCGCATAGTCGCGGCGCTCCTTCTTGAGTGCCGCTCTTTGAAACCGATTGCGCTCGTCGATATCAGGGATCTGGCGCGCCCGCGCTTCGATCTCACTCAGCCGAATAAGGCACTCGGCGTTGACGCCATCCAACGATTTCTGCACCTTGGCGTCCCGACTGCCACGCAGCTCATCCAGGAACTGACCATACTGCCTAACGGTAGATCGCGCCTGTTCGTCAGGAGGCAGAGTGATCGTCCGCACGGGCGCGGCGAGCAGTTGCTGGCGACGCGGCATTAGCTGGCCCTCCGCACGTCCTGCATGTTCTGGGACGTCTCGGCGAGCGCGCTCCTGCCTTGCTCCGTTACGGCGAAACGAAGCGCGCAGCGATCGCGGTAGTCGTTCTCGCGCAGCGCCTGACGATGGTCGATCTCGATGAGGTGCCGCTGTGCACGGCGCGCTGTTTCAGCGTCGGCGACGTAAACACCGGCCGCGTAGAACATGCCCCACCACGGCTGGCCATCGCGGAAAATGACCGCTCCGTCGAAGGGCTGATAGAAAGGCGACTGATGGACTGCAGGCGGAATCGCCGCGACACAGATGCGCGCTTGGTCGAAGGCGAGCCGCTGCGCTCTCGCAGACGCGGCAGCCATTTCGCGGCGCACGTGCTCGGGCTGTGGGCCGTCAGTCGAGATCGGAAATGCGTTGGGCGCGATCTCGTTGACGCGATCGGCGAGCTCGAGGTCTTGCTCAGTTGGATCGTGCATGGCTCCTCCTCGGTTGCGCCCGAGGCCGGGAGCGCACTACGTTGCGCGTGCAGGCCTTCGGGTCTGTGCGAGGGGCAGTCCGGAGACTTTCCAGGGTAGCCGGCTGCCCCTTGGTCATATCTGCGTATTGCCGAATCTAGGCAATACGTCGGCTATTGTCAAGATTCGGCAATTGCCTATATTCGGCAGTATGCGACTTCGCGTTGCCGAGATCCTCGATGAGCGCGGAATTACCGCCTACGAATTGGCGCGGCGCTCTGGCGGCCGCATAAGCTTATCAGCCGCCTATCGCTTCGGCCGAAACGAGTGGAAGTGTTTGTCCGAGGCCGTGCTCGAGGCGCTGTGCGACGTCCTCGACGTGGATCCGGGTGAGTTGCTCGAACGCGAAAAGAGGAAGCGGCGGTGACAACATGGATTCAGAGCGTGGCTTCGCTGGGCGTCCTTCCATGGTGGTGGGAGATTGTGCGTTCAGTCTTGCCCGGACTGTTCGCTCTCATCGGCGCGGCCGGCGGCGGCATTTTCGCTTTGCGACGTTACAAGGGTGAGCGGGCAATCGACCGACGTCTCGATTGGCATGAGCGGATCTGTCGCGCGCTTTATAAGCTGCGTTGGCATCTCGAGGTGTCGCTCAGCCTGGGACGCGCGAGCTCATGACGCGCTGGGGCGTCGGCCGTGCGACCGTCCTAGCGCGCCGGTTCAGAGCCGATCTTGGTTGGCCACGACTTCCTGATCGGGTCCCTTCGGCCTACGCCGACCAACCGAATATCCCTGAGGTCAAGAGCCAACTGCCGTCGGCACTCGCTGACGCTGGCGTGACGCGACAGCACGAGTAGTTTCGCGGCATGTCGACGATCGAGATCGCGTTGGCGCTGGCGCCCGAGGAGTGGGCGCAGCGGCGTGTGGCTGCGTTGCGATTGACGGCGTCGGAGATCTCGCGCCGGCGCGCAGGTTCGCGTGTGATCGACGTAGTGACTTCCGACCAGGTACTCAACGGTGAGTGATTTGCCAGCTTGGATCCAGGCCGGCGCTGCTGGCGTTCAGGCGGTCGCGGCGATCACGATTTACGTTGTCACTCGGCAATACGTGGCCCTTACTCGAGAGCTTGCCGGCGCTGCGAACGAGCAATTGAAACTGAATCGCCTTAGCCAGCTCGCCGAGGATAAGCAGCGTGCTGGCGCACTTCGCGGCCGGGCAGCGGGCATTGAAGCGCGCGTTAGCGACTTGCCGGAGCAGCCGGACGATACGGCATTCCGCACGCGCGCACTATGGACTGCCGATGAGATTGATGGCCTTCAGACTGCAGCAGCTCAGGTTTTCGGATTGGCCGCTGATGCAGCAGGCAAAGCGGCCGTCGAACTGACATGGTTGCGAGACCAAATCCAAGCGATCAGGGACGTTCCGATCAACATGGGGTACGATTACCCTCGATCCTTCCCAAACGAAGAGTGGCGCACCCGCCGCGCAGCCGCCCTTACGAGCCTCCGTGAACTCATGCAGCACGCGCTGATCTCTGCCGATCTCGCAGACAGTCAGGGAAAGCAGCTATCAGCTGCGAGCGCATTGCCGGGCAGGAGCGGATGAAGGATAGCCCTGGCGGATGTGGCGTCGTGTCGCGAACAAAACACCGATCGCCGGTATCGACCGCCGCGCTGTAGCTGAAACCATGATCGAGGTTTGGTGGACGGATGACGAGGGCCAGCGCTGGCGCGTGACCGACGTCGTCGCCGAGACGCGAGACGGCAAGCGTGTGCCCTGGCCGGTGCAGCTCGGCGACTCCTACGCGAAGTGGCGCGTGTTCACGCGAGATGATGGGAGCGCGCGCCGGGTCTATCGATTTCGCGACGAGCAGCACGGCGTGACCGGGCCAACGAGGCGGCGGCAGTTCCTGGCGAGCGAGCCGCAGTGAAGATGAGAGCGCTCTAATCTTGTACGCCTGGCGAAGCTATCCGCGGCGCCACATGTTTGGGGACCCACCTCATCGGAGTTCGCTGCAGTATGCGTCGCCGTCTCGCTATCACGTTTCTGCTGCTGCTGGCCGCTTGCGTCCTTCCCCAATACTCGCCACCGGCGCCGGCCGCGCCGCGAACCG from Gemmatimonadaceae bacterium includes:
- a CDS encoding Ig-like domain-containing protein: MMHLHAQHRFTLPGKHWATLAYRLGRIALATLLLALPACSKDSSTGPHQAGPPSKVVIVSGDAQSGVVGQELGTALVVRVVDANGTPVQGQAVNFHVTAGGGSVFAGSSNTNADGVAQERWTLGTVAGADQ
- a CDS encoding helix-turn-helix transcriptional regulator; translation: MRLRVAEILDERGITAYELARRSGGRISLSAAYRFGRNEWKCLSEAVLEALCDVLDVDPGELLEREKRKRR